A window of the Gemmatimonadaceae bacterium genome harbors these coding sequences:
- a CDS encoding glycosyltransferase family 4 protein, which produces MRILVVNWQDSENPQAGGAEIHLHEIFGRLARKGHDVRLLCGGWPDCPPRASLDGIEVYRVGTRHSFPFVARRHYTQHLAKWADVLVEDINKVPLYTTRWGAPHTMALVPHLFGSTAFQELPAPLAAAVWTAERPLGRMYRDVPFEAISESTADDLEARGIARTSIEVIYPGVDTVGYTPDASVRSEAPVFSYLGRLKRYKGVHLVIRAFAQLNVPNAVLEIAGAGDYRPDLEELAHSLDLRERIKFLGRVSEPEKLSLLRRSWALVFASPKEGWGITNLEAAACATPVVASNSPGIRESVRDDHTGFLVPHGDVPAMAAGMRRIATSRELVARLGAEARTFAESFTWERAADQTEAHLQRIIAGGKRA; this is translated from the coding sequence GTGCGCATCCTCGTCGTCAACTGGCAGGATAGCGAGAATCCGCAGGCGGGCGGCGCCGAGATCCACCTCCACGAGATCTTCGGGCGACTGGCGCGGAAGGGCCACGACGTGCGCTTGCTCTGCGGCGGCTGGCCCGACTGTCCGCCGCGCGCGTCGCTCGACGGCATCGAGGTGTATCGCGTGGGAACGCGGCACAGCTTTCCGTTCGTCGCGCGGCGCCATTACACGCAGCATCTCGCGAAGTGGGCCGACGTCCTCGTCGAGGACATCAACAAAGTGCCGCTGTACACGACGCGCTGGGGCGCGCCGCACACGATGGCGCTCGTGCCTCACCTGTTCGGATCGACCGCGTTTCAAGAGTTGCCCGCGCCGCTGGCCGCAGCGGTGTGGACGGCGGAACGGCCGCTCGGACGGATGTATCGCGATGTGCCGTTCGAAGCGATCAGCGAAAGCACGGCCGACGACCTTGAGGCGCGCGGCATTGCCCGCACCTCCATCGAAGTGATCTACCCCGGCGTCGACACTGTCGGCTACACACCCGACGCGTCGGTGCGTTCGGAGGCGCCCGTGTTCTCGTACCTCGGCCGCCTCAAGCGATACAAGGGCGTGCACCTCGTGATTCGCGCGTTCGCGCAGCTGAACGTTCCGAACGCCGTTCTCGAGATCGCGGGCGCCGGCGACTATCGCCCCGATCTCGAGGAGCTGGCTCACTCGCTTGATCTGCGCGAGCGCATCAAGTTTCTTGGGCGCGTCAGCGAGCCCGAGAAGCTCTCGCTCTTGCGGCGCTCGTGGGCGCTGGTGTTCGCGTCACCAAAGGAGGGGTGGGGAATCACGAATCTCGAGGCCGCGGCCTGCGCCACGCCCGTCGTCGCGTCCAACTCGCCGGGGATCCGCGAGTCGGTGCGCGACGACCACACCGGGTTCCTCGTGCCGCACGGCGACGTGCCGGCGATGGCCGCCGGCATGCGGCGCATCGCGACGTCGCGCGAGCTCGTCGCGCGCTTGGGCGCCGAGGCGCGGACCTTCGCCGAGAGCTTTACGTGGGAACGCGCCGCGGACCAGACCGAAGCGCATCTGCAGCGAATCATCGCGGGCGGGAAACGCGCGTGA
- the hprK gene encoding HPr(Ser) kinase/phosphatase — translation MTKPLTVGRLLERLRDTLELEHVEGTNGLDRIIENPNASSPGLVLAGYTARFPAQRLQVFGETEITYLKSMDPALRRENLKKFFSFPIPCVFITKGQEPGPDLRELAATSGVALIRSHLKTDQFYNRLKPWLETEFSPTTNLHASLADVFGVGLLFVGKSGIGKSECVLDLVERGHRFVADDLVIASRRGRNLVVGRGHDLQKHHMEIRGVGLIDIPSLFGVRAVRHQKRIEVVVQLEHWDHGDPPDRTGLDTETTTILDVELPKMRVPLNPGKNITVIAEVIAMNHLLKYSGIDPAQRFNERLVKQLRDQSDVQRYLQEDDE, via the coding sequence GTGACCAAGCCGCTCACGGTTGGGCGACTGCTCGAGCGTCTCAGAGACACGCTCGAGCTGGAACACGTCGAGGGTACGAACGGGCTCGACCGAATCATCGAGAACCCGAACGCGTCGAGCCCGGGGCTCGTGTTGGCCGGCTACACGGCCCGCTTCCCTGCGCAACGACTGCAGGTGTTCGGCGAAACCGAGATCACGTACCTCAAGTCGATGGACCCGGCGCTTCGCCGTGAGAACCTGAAGAAGTTCTTCTCGTTCCCGATCCCCTGCGTCTTCATCACGAAGGGGCAGGAGCCAGGACCCGACCTGCGGGAGCTGGCGGCGACGTCCGGTGTCGCGCTCATCCGGTCGCATCTCAAGACCGACCAGTTCTACAACCGCCTCAAGCCGTGGCTCGAGACCGAATTCTCGCCGACGACGAATCTGCACGCCTCGCTCGCCGACGTGTTCGGCGTCGGTCTGCTGTTCGTCGGCAAGAGCGGAATCGGCAAATCGGAGTGCGTTCTCGATCTCGTCGAACGCGGGCATCGTTTCGTCGCTGACGATCTGGTCATCGCCAGCCGCCGGGGGCGCAATCTCGTCGTCGGTCGCGGCCACGACCTGCAGAAGCACCACATGGAGATTCGCGGCGTCGGACTGATCGACATTCCGTCGCTCTTCGGCGTGCGCGCGGTCCGCCATCAAAAGCGCATCGAGGTCGTGGTGCAGCTCGAGCACTGGGACCACGGCGATCCGCCGGACCGCACGGGGCTCGACACTGAAACGACGACCATTCTCGACGTCGAGCTGCCGAAGATGCGCGTCCCGCTCAATCCTGGAAAGAACATCACCGTCATCGCGGAGGTCATCGCGATGAACCATTTGCTCAAGTACAGCGGCATCGACCCGGCGCAGCGGTTCAACGAGCGGCTCGTGAAACAGCTGCGCGACCAGTCCGACGTCCAGCGATATCTTCAGGAAGACGATGAGTAG
- the purM gene encoding phosphoribosylformylglycinamidine cyclo-ligase codes for MSGPLDYRTAGVDIDAADDAKQRIKTHVLSTLTAGARGEFGGFGGMFRVPTDVPKPVLVASADGVGTKLKVAIDAGRHDTVGHDLVNHCVNDILVQGALPLFFLDYVAMGALEPQVVEGIVAGVAAGCRENGCSLIGGETAEMPGVYTPPDYDLAGFIVGYVDEDAILGAGRVRDGDVLIGLESSGLHTNGLSLARRIVAERMNLGVSDRFPGDDRSAADVLLAIHRSYLAALKPVLSDGSIHAMAHITGGGIPGNLNRALPPSLDAQVNVRSWTVPNVFRQLAKAGRVEESEMFRTFNMGVGMVVIAPPSSVDAVIASVTAAGVRGWTIGRVSAGSGRVVLNEGE; via the coding sequence GTGAGCGGACCGCTCGACTATCGCACCGCCGGCGTCGACATCGACGCGGCCGACGACGCGAAGCAGCGCATCAAGACGCACGTGCTGTCGACCCTCACCGCCGGCGCACGCGGCGAGTTCGGCGGATTCGGCGGCATGTTCCGCGTTCCGACCGACGTACCCAAACCGGTGCTCGTCGCCAGCGCCGACGGCGTAGGAACCAAGCTCAAGGTCGCGATCGACGCCGGTCGGCACGACACGGTGGGACACGATCTCGTGAACCACTGTGTCAACGACATTCTCGTGCAGGGCGCGCTGCCGCTCTTCTTCCTCGACTACGTCGCGATGGGCGCGCTCGAGCCGCAAGTCGTCGAGGGCATCGTCGCCGGTGTCGCAGCGGGCTGCCGCGAGAACGGCTGCTCGTTGATCGGCGGCGAGACTGCGGAGATGCCCGGAGTGTACACGCCGCCCGACTACGACCTCGCCGGATTCATCGTCGGCTACGTCGATGAGGATGCGATACTCGGCGCGGGCCGCGTGCGCGACGGCGACGTCTTGATCGGCCTGGAGAGCAGCGGACTTCACACGAACGGTCTGTCGCTCGCCCGGCGGATCGTCGCCGAACGAATGAATCTCGGCGTCTCGGATCGTTTCCCGGGCGACGATCGCTCGGCGGCCGACGTGCTGCTGGCGATCCACCGCTCGTATCTCGCCGCGTTGAAGCCCGTGCTCTCCGACGGATCCATTCACGCCATGGCGCACATCACCGGCGGAGGCATCCCAGGCAACCTCAATCGCGCGTTGCCGCCTTCGCTCGACGCGCAGGTCAACGTTCGCAGCTGGACCGTGCCGAACGTTTTCCGGCAGTTGGCAAAGGCTGGGCGCGTCGAGGAGTCCGAAATGTTCCGAACGTTCAACATGGGCGTCGGAATGGTGGTGATCGCGCCGCCGAGCTCCGTCGACGCCGTGATCGCCTCCGTGACCGCTGCCGGTGTGCGCGGATGGACCATTGGTCGAGTCAGCGCCGGGTCGGGTCGCGTAGTCCTCAACGAAGGGGAATAG
- a CDS encoding HPr family phosphocarrier protein: MPERTVLIVNRNGLHARPAAEIVKLASKFQAEITIVKDDLDVNGKSIMGVMMLAAEHGSSIILRAEGPDADQALDALATLVSNKFGES; this comes from the coding sequence ATGCCCGAACGCACCGTTTTGATCGTCAACCGCAACGGCCTGCACGCGCGCCCGGCCGCCGAAATCGTGAAACTCGCCTCGAAATTCCAGGCCGAGATCACGATCGTAAAGGACGATCTCGACGTGAACGGCAAGAGCATCATGGGGGTAATGATGCTCGCGGCGGAACACGGCTCCTCGATCATTCTGCGCGCCGAAGGCCCCGATGCGGATCAAGCGCTCGACGCGTTGGCCACCCTCGTGAGCAACAAGTTCGGAGAAAGCTGA
- the ribD gene encoding bifunctional diaminohydroxyphosphoribosylaminopyrimidine deaminase/5-amino-6-(5-phosphoribosylamino)uracil reductase RibD, which produces MNEAAGRADKEFMRHALALAERGWGQTAPNPMVGAVVVLEGRVAGEGFHARFGEAHAEIVALREAGAAAKGATLYVSLEPCAHHGKTPPCADAIIRAGVSRVVAAVGDPSRVARGGMEKLRAAGVSAHLSPAEERDAAVELNAAFFHAQTSNRPWATLKLALSADDRIADPSRERRWITGEAARAEVHRLRANSDAIAVGIGTVLADDPALTVRGVPAPRVAPRRVVFDSQARIPVESTLVRTARETPTIVIARPGADRKAVSALATHGVQVAAEPDLDAALVALRAAGVRSLFLEGGARLAGAFLAQSLVDRLIIFRSRRIVGHGPGAFDFAPAGFAASLARTRVVDERPFGDDIMTIYALHEVECSPA; this is translated from the coding sequence ATGAACGAAGCCGCGGGGCGCGCGGACAAGGAGTTCATGCGCCACGCGCTCGCGTTGGCCGAGCGTGGGTGGGGTCAGACCGCGCCGAACCCGATGGTCGGCGCGGTCGTCGTCTTGGAAGGCCGCGTCGCGGGCGAAGGATTTCACGCCCGTTTCGGCGAGGCGCACGCCGAAATCGTCGCGCTCCGAGAGGCCGGAGCCGCCGCGAAGGGTGCGACGCTGTACGTGAGTCTCGAGCCCTGCGCCCACCACGGGAAAACGCCGCCGTGCGCCGACGCGATCATTCGAGCCGGCGTCTCGCGCGTCGTCGCCGCGGTCGGCGACCCGAGCCGTGTCGCGCGCGGCGGCATGGAAAAATTGCGCGCCGCCGGTGTCAGTGCTCACCTGTCGCCCGCCGAAGAGCGGGACGCGGCGGTCGAGCTGAACGCGGCGTTCTTCCACGCTCAGACCAGCAACCGCCCGTGGGCGACGCTCAAGCTGGCCCTCTCGGCCGACGATCGCATCGCCGATCCGTCGCGGGAGCGTCGGTGGATCACCGGCGAGGCGGCTCGCGCCGAGGTGCATCGGTTGCGCGCCAACAGCGACGCGATTGCGGTCGGCATCGGGACCGTGCTCGCCGACGACCCCGCGCTCACGGTGCGCGGCGTTCCGGCGCCGCGCGTGGCGCCTCGTCGTGTCGTGTTCGATTCACAAGCGCGAATCCCGGTGGAATCGACGCTCGTTCGCACGGCGCGCGAAACGCCGACGATCGTCATCGCGCGTCCGGGCGCCGACCGAAAGGCCGTTTCAGCGCTAGCCACTCACGGGGTCCAGGTCGCCGCCGAGCCGGACCTGGACGCGGCGCTCGTCGCACTACGGGCAGCCGGGGTGCGGTCGCTTTTTCTCGAGGGCGGCGCGCGCTTGGCCGGGGCGTTTCTCGCGCAGTCGCTCGTCGACAGGCTCATTATCTTTCGCTCACGGAGAATCGTCGGCCACGGACCGGGCGCCTTCGACTTTGCGCCGGCCGGATTTGCGGCGTCGCTTGCGCGAACGCGTGTGGTCGATGAGCGGCCGTTTGGCGACGATATCATGACCATTTACGCGCTTCACGAGGTCGAGTGTTCACCGGCCTGA
- a CDS encoding PfkB family carbohydrate kinase, producing MTVLVVGSVALDSVETPFGRADNVLGGSGTFFSAAASHLAPVQLVGVIGADFPLDKLKHAFASRPIDIAGLEQAEGTSFRWRGRYRHDLNVAETLETHLGVFSNFRPKIPEQFRKAPFVFLGNIDPRLQLDVLTQVAKPKLVACDTMNFWIESRRPDILKLLSHVDLITLNDAEARQLTEEFNLVKAARWIMSRGPKHVVIKKGEHGAFMFTGSSIFFAPAYPLESVFDPTGAGDSFAGGFMGYLASTDDLSDANLRRAVVYGSAMGSFAVEKFSVDRLLEITPDDLRARVGDFHRLVSFEEGIS from the coding sequence ATGACAGTTCTCGTCGTCGGGTCCGTAGCGCTCGACTCCGTCGAGACGCCGTTCGGTCGCGCGGACAACGTTCTTGGCGGGTCAGGCACCTTCTTCTCGGCGGCGGCGAGCCATCTGGCGCCGGTGCAGCTCGTTGGAGTAATCGGCGCCGACTTTCCGCTCGACAAGCTCAAGCACGCGTTCGCGTCGCGTCCGATCGACATCGCGGGGCTCGAGCAGGCTGAGGGAACGTCGTTTCGCTGGCGCGGGCGGTACCGGCACGATCTCAACGTCGCCGAGACGCTCGAGACGCACCTCGGAGTGTTCTCGAATTTTCGTCCGAAGATTCCGGAACAGTTTCGCAAGGCGCCGTTCGTCTTTCTGGGCAACATCGACCCGCGGCTCCAGCTCGACGTGCTGACGCAGGTCGCCAAACCCAAGCTCGTCGCGTGCGACACGATGAATTTCTGGATCGAGAGCCGGCGCCCGGACATCCTCAAGCTGCTGTCGCACGTCGACCTCATCACGCTCAACGATGCCGAGGCGCGGCAGCTGACCGAGGAATTCAACCTCGTCAAAGCGGCGCGGTGGATCATGTCGCGCGGCCCGAAGCACGTCGTGATCAAGAAGGGCGAGCACGGCGCATTCATGTTCACCGGCTCGAGCATCTTCTTCGCCCCGGCGTATCCGTTGGAATCGGTGTTCGATCCGACCGGCGCGGGTGATTCGTTCGCCGGCGGATTCATGGGCTATCTCGCCAGTACGGACGACCTTTCCGACGCGAATCTGCGGCGCGCCGTGGTCTACGGCTCGGCGATGGGCTCGTTCGCCGTCGAGAAGTTTTCCGTCGATCGTTTGCTCGAGATCACGCCGGACGATCTCCGCGCGCGCGTCGGCGACTTCCATCGACTCGTGTCGTTCGAAGAGGGGATTTCGTGA
- a CDS encoding PTS sugar transporter subunit IIC translates to MNVVEVLPIALLGGLLGLDVVSFPQAMVSRPLVAATLAGALVGQPSSGLLIGVALELLALETLPFGASRYPEWGSAAVVGGAIFSEHPSHPPGGMTIAVLGALATTWVGGWTMVKLRQLNARLARSRREGLEAGARGTVISLQLMGLTADLVRGGLLTLIAFLILAPIADATIGLWTMDARLSRSLVVATVASVAAGAAWKLFHATAGARWFFVGGLAIGLVILFAK, encoded by the coding sequence GTGAACGTCGTCGAGGTCCTTCCGATCGCGCTCCTCGGCGGTCTGCTCGGTCTGGACGTCGTGAGCTTTCCGCAAGCGATGGTGTCGCGGCCGCTCGTCGCGGCGACGCTCGCCGGCGCTCTGGTCGGACAGCCGTCGAGCGGCCTGCTGATCGGCGTTGCGCTGGAACTGTTGGCGTTGGAGACGCTGCCCTTCGGGGCGTCGCGATATCCCGAATGGGGCTCGGCCGCCGTCGTCGGCGGCGCGATCTTCTCCGAGCATCCGTCGCATCCGCCCGGTGGGATGACGATTGCCGTTCTCGGTGCGCTGGCCACGACGTGGGTCGGCGGTTGGACGATGGTGAAGCTGCGTCAGCTCAACGCGCGGTTGGCCCGCTCGCGCCGCGAGGGACTCGAGGCGGGCGCGCGCGGTACGGTGATCTCGCTGCAACTCATGGGACTCACCGCGGATCTCGTGCGCGGCGGGCTGCTCACGTTGATCGCGTTCTTGATTCTCGCGCCGATCGCCGACGCGACGATCGGTCTCTGGACGATGGACGCGCGGCTCTCGCGCAGTCTCGTCGTCGCGACGGTGGCGAGCGTCGCCGCCGGCGCGGCGTGGAAGCTCTTTCACGCGACGGCCGGCGCGCGCTGGTTTTTCGTCGGCGGTCTTGCCATTGGCCTCGTAATCCTTTTCGCGAAATGA
- the ribH gene encoding 6,7-dimethyl-8-ribityllumazine synthase codes for MADFAGTPSAAHRRFAVVASRFNQPIVEKLVDGALDALVRHGASADDVDVVWVPGAWELPLAARRLLTSERYDALVAVGAVIRGDTPHFDYVAGEASRGLARASTEFDTPIGFGVLTCDNDEQAQARAGGAHGNKGWDAALAALEMVDLFDRLDASDEG; via the coding sequence GTGGCCGACTTCGCGGGGACGCCGTCCGCTGCGCATCGGCGGTTCGCGGTCGTCGCCAGCCGGTTCAACCAGCCGATCGTCGAGAAGCTCGTCGATGGTGCGCTCGACGCGCTCGTTCGCCACGGCGCGTCGGCCGATGACGTCGACGTCGTCTGGGTGCCGGGCGCATGGGAGCTTCCACTCGCCGCGCGCCGGCTGCTCACCAGCGAGCGGTACGACGCGCTCGTCGCCGTCGGCGCCGTGATTCGCGGAGACACGCCACACTTCGACTACGTCGCCGGCGAAGCGTCGCGCGGCTTGGCGCGAGCGAGCACGGAGTTCGATACGCCGATCGGATTCGGCGTCCTCACCTGCGACAACGACGAGCAGGCGCAGGCGCGCGCGGGCGGCGCGCACGGCAACAAAGGTTGGGATGCGGCGCTCGCCGCGTTGGAGATGGTCGACCTGTTCGATCGCCTCGATGCCTCGGACGAGGGTTGA
- a CDS encoding PTS system mannose/fructose/sorbose family transporter subunit IID, giving the protein MTTGAQPVPPQSPRSLAELPFRTRLAIFMRLLAIQGSWNYESLLGNGIGFCVEPALRLFPEGIHSERFKTALARESHYFNAHPYLASVAVGALARAELDGEPPQRIERFRTALCGPLGSVGDRLVWAGWLPFCSLASLAIFGLGASAPVVVGFFLIVYNAGHLALRAWGLRTGWKHGLRVASALGNPVLRRGPEQIGRLAALATGIAIPLSLGRIIGPGRNLLGSVLIAVAVGAFVVVRLKGRIEGWRLSLGVLAAFVLVSVIA; this is encoded by the coding sequence ATGACCACAGGCGCGCAGCCGGTCCCGCCGCAGTCCCCCCGCTCGCTCGCGGAGCTTCCGTTCCGGACCCGCCTCGCGATCTTCATGCGCCTGCTCGCGATTCAGGGCTCGTGGAACTATGAGAGTTTGCTCGGCAACGGCATCGGCTTCTGCGTCGAGCCCGCGCTTCGGTTGTTCCCGGAGGGCATCCACTCCGAACGGTTCAAGACGGCGCTGGCTCGCGAGAGCCATTACTTCAACGCGCATCCGTACTTGGCGTCGGTTGCCGTCGGCGCGCTCGCGAGGGCCGAGCTCGACGGCGAGCCGCCCCAACGGATCGAGCGGTTCCGCACAGCCTTGTGTGGGCCGCTCGGCAGCGTCGGCGACCGCCTGGTTTGGGCGGGATGGCTTCCGTTCTGCTCGCTTGCATCGCTCGCCATCTTTGGTCTGGGCGCGAGCGCGCCTGTGGTCGTCGGGTTCTTCCTCATCGTCTACAACGCGGGACACCTCGCCCTGCGCGCGTGGGGGCTGCGCACGGGGTGGAAGCATGGGTTGCGCGTGGCGTCGGCGCTCGGGAACCCCGTGCTGCGGCGTGGCCCGGAACAGATTGGACGTCTGGCCGCGCTCGCCACGGGAATAGCGATTCCGTTGTCGCTCGGCCGGATCATCGGCCCCGGGCGAAATCTCCTCGGTAGCGTTCTCATCGCGGTCGCGGTCGGCGCGTTCGTCGTCGTCCGCCTGAAGGGTCGCATCGAAGGCTGGAGGCTCTCGCTCGGCGTGCTCGCCGCTTTCGTCCTCGTTTCGGTGATCGCCTAA
- the nusB gene encoding transcription antitermination factor NusB codes for MPRTRVETRARARVLQALYAWDLRGAGHGNESLERVAHRIWDDLAVPADERQFAKPLVDDLSRRGSVLDAELADVTTNWRLERLGVVERSVLRLAAVELDRGETPPRVVIQEAVHLAERYGSARSAKFVNGVVDALARRMGRM; via the coding sequence ATGCCTCGGACGAGGGTTGAAACCCGCGCGCGCGCTCGCGTCCTGCAAGCGCTGTATGCGTGGGACCTGCGGGGGGCGGGGCACGGAAACGAGTCGCTCGAGCGCGTAGCGCATCGCATCTGGGACGATCTCGCCGTTCCCGCCGACGAGCGTCAGTTCGCCAAGCCGTTGGTGGATGACCTCTCCCGCCGCGGTTCCGTGCTCGACGCGGAGTTGGCCGACGTCACGACCAACTGGCGGCTCGAGCGGCTCGGCGTGGTCGAGCGAAGTGTGCTTCGACTCGCGGCGGTAGAGCTCGACCGAGGCGAAACGCCGCCGCGCGTCGTGATCCAGGAGGCCGTGCATCTCGCCGAGCGCTACGGCTCGGCGCGCAGCGCGAAGTTCGTGAACGGCGTCGTCGACGCGCTGGCCAGGCGCATGGGGCGCATGTAG
- a CDS encoding riboflavin synthase gives MFTGLIDDVGRITAVTATDAGREFRVECRYSDLTAGESIAVNGACLTVREHGPQWFTAAAVTTTLDRTTMGSWSTSARVNLERAVRVGDRLGGHFVQGHVDGVATVEAVEQRGDARVIDLALPSGLAELMVPHGSLAVDGVSLTVNDLPAPGTVQVSLIDYTLRHTTLGDLAIGRRVHVEADMLGKYVQRLLKESTWLSER, from the coding sequence GTGTTCACCGGCCTGATCGACGACGTCGGGCGGATTACGGCTGTCACAGCGACGGACGCCGGCCGTGAATTTCGGGTCGAGTGCCGCTACTCGGATCTCACGGCGGGTGAGAGCATCGCCGTGAATGGCGCGTGTCTCACGGTTCGGGAGCATGGTCCACAGTGGTTCACCGCCGCGGCCGTGACGACGACGCTGGACCGCACGACGATGGGTTCTTGGAGCACGAGCGCGCGGGTCAATCTCGAGCGGGCGGTGCGCGTCGGCGACCGGTTGGGCGGGCATTTCGTCCAAGGCCACGTAGACGGGGTTGCCACGGTCGAGGCGGTAGAACAGCGGGGCGACGCGAGGGTCATCGACCTTGCTCTCCCCTCCGGGCTAGCCGAGCTTATGGTACCGCACGGGTCCCTGGCGGTGGACGGCGTCAGCCTCACGGTGAACGACCTGCCCGCCCCCGGAACCGTGCAGGTGTCGCTCATCGACTACACGCTGCGGCACACGACGCTGGGTGACCTGGCTATCGGTCGTCGCGTGCACGTCGAAGCGGACATGCTCGGGAAATACGTGCAGCGTTTGCTCAAGGAATCGACATGGCTTTCGGAACGATAG
- a CDS encoding PTS sugar transporter subunit IIB gives MTLELYRIDDRLIHGQVVVGWGQPLGLKFIVLVDDAVAGSDWEQELYRMGVPPEMDVYFHDVGAAAERIPKYRADPRSGLLLTGDITTMQRLAQSVWPTLDAVNVGGIHSRPGRVQKLRYVFLSADEATELRALEARGVKVTAQDLPGARCVPLQDLLNGDDL, from the coding sequence GTGACGCTCGAGCTCTATCGCATCGACGACCGGTTGATTCACGGCCAGGTCGTCGTGGGATGGGGCCAGCCGTTGGGCCTCAAGTTCATCGTGCTCGTCGACGACGCCGTGGCGGGGAGCGACTGGGAGCAGGAGCTCTACCGCATGGGCGTGCCGCCGGAGATGGACGTCTACTTTCACGATGTCGGCGCCGCGGCGGAGCGTATCCCGAAGTACCGCGCCGATCCGCGTTCGGGGTTGCTGCTCACTGGCGACATCACGACGATGCAACGCCTCGCGCAGAGTGTGTGGCCGACGCTCGACGCGGTGAACGTCGGGGGGATTCACTCGCGCCCCGGCCGAGTGCAGAAGCTTCGCTACGTGTTCCTGTCCGCCGACGAGGCGACGGAGCTTCGCGCGTTGGAAGCACGCGGCGTGAAAGTCACCGCGCAGGACCTGCCCGGCGCGCGCTGCGTCCCGCTCCAGGACCTATTGAATGGTGACGATCTGTGA
- a CDS encoding bifunctional 3,4-dihydroxy-2-butanone-4-phosphate synthase/GTP cyclohydrolase II, protein MAFGTIEQAIEAIRDGKFVIVADDEDRENEGDLICAAELITPEMVNFMIKKAGGMICLALTGERVDALALPLMAENRIDDYHTAYTTTIDASTRFGVTTGISAQDRAKTIRVAVDPEAEPGHLRHGGHVFPLRARDGGVLQRTGHTEAAVDLSRLAGLRPAGVICEILNDDGTSSRRPQLEQFAAEHNIVFVTVAQLVAYRLKSERLVHRVAEARLPNEHGEWRIVGYRNDVDAHEHVALVYGDLGGDAAGTDDVLVRIHSKCLTGDVFHSLRCDCGWQLDTAMEMIAKEGRGVVVYLDQEGRGIGLLNKLKAYELQDRGADTVEANEQLGFKPDLRNYGIGAQILLDLGLTSIRPITNNPRKMVGLEGYGIRLGERVPIVQPSHDENAGYLRTKRDKLGHLFTSDAAD, encoded by the coding sequence ATGGCTTTCGGAACGATAGAGCAGGCGATCGAGGCGATCCGGGACGGCAAGTTCGTCATCGTCGCCGACGACGAGGATCGCGAGAACGAGGGCGATCTCATCTGCGCCGCGGAATTGATCACGCCCGAGATGGTCAATTTCATGATCAAGAAGGCGGGCGGGATGATCTGCCTCGCCCTGACGGGCGAGCGCGTGGACGCGCTTGCCCTTCCATTGATGGCCGAGAACCGGATCGACGACTACCACACGGCGTACACGACGACGATCGATGCCTCGACGAGGTTCGGCGTCACGACGGGGATCAGCGCGCAGGATCGCGCGAAGACGATTCGCGTCGCGGTGGACCCGGAGGCGGAACCCGGTCATCTGCGTCACGGCGGCCACGTGTTTCCGCTCCGCGCCCGGGACGGCGGCGTCCTTCAGCGCACCGGGCACACGGAAGCCGCGGTCGATCTCTCGCGTCTCGCCGGGCTCCGGCCCGCGGGCGTGATCTGTGAGATTCTGAATGACGACGGCACCAGCTCGCGCCGGCCGCAGCTCGAGCAGTTCGCCGCCGAGCACAACATCGTGTTCGTTACCGTCGCGCAGCTCGTCGCCTACCGCCTCAAGAGCGAACGTCTCGTTCATCGCGTGGCTGAGGCTCGGCTGCCGAACGAGCATGGCGAGTGGCGGATCGTCGGCTACCGGAACGACGTGGACGCCCATGAGCACGTGGCGCTTGTCTATGGGGATTTGGGGGGCGACGCCGCCGGCACCGACGACGTGCTCGTCCGCATCCACTCGAAGTGTCTCACGGGCGACGTGTTCCATTCGCTGCGCTGCGACTGCGGCTGGCAGCTCGACACGGCGATGGAAATGATCGCGAAAGAAGGACGCGGCGTCGTCGTCTATCTCGATCAGGAAGGGCGCGGCATCGGTCTGCTCAACAAGCTCAAGGCGTACGAGCTTCAGGATCGCGGCGCGGACACCGTCGAGGCGAATGAGCAACTCGGCTTCAAGCCGGATTTGCGCAACTACGGCATCGGCGCGCAGATCCTGCTCGACTTGGGCCTCACGTCGATTCGTCCGATCACCAACAATCCGCGCAAGATGGTCGGCCTCGAGGGCTACGGCATTCGACTCGGCGAGCGTGTTCCGATCGTCCAGCCGTCGCACGACGAGAACGCCGGATATCTCCGCACGAAGCGCGACAAGCTCGGACATCTGTTCACGTCCGACGCGGCGGACTGA